The following coding sequences are from one Leptolyngbya sp. NIES-3755 window:
- a CDS encoding TrmA family RNA methyltransferase (similar to AA sequence:cyanobase_aa:LBDG_16430), which yields MANPNNRNADSQGRSNRDFGGKKPNFKGKRPSNPKRRNDDSQGSYEKRDGSATRGRDRSSDGDRRSFDRPDSNGRYERKERSFDRPRNESKGRFEKRSDSNGERRNFDRDNGEKRSFDRPKREFDGEKRSFDRPRGESNGERRSFDRPKREFDGEKRSFDRPKREFDGERRNSDRPRGEFNGERRERNFDRPRGEFNGERRNFDRDNGERRSFDRPKREFNGERRSFDRDNGERRNFDRPRGDFNKFDRSQNDAKRDRLAEQERADIPRHFVGQDEPFETDDAPDLIYGRHPVLSAMQGERSLNRIWVTEKLHYDPRYLSLLNQAKANGTVIDEVTPKRLDQITHGANHQGIAAQIAAYEYTELGDLIVRAKAATDQPVIVVADSITDPHNLGAIIRTAEALGAQGIVIPQRRAVGVTSTVMKVAAGAIEKLPVARVVNLGRALEDLKAAGFWIYGTASESSQPIHTVKFAKASVLVIGAEGEGLGLMTQRGCDVLVSIPLHGTTPSLNASVAAGMTLYEVFRQRWENTIHLDGFKATVGLKNQV from the coding sequence ATGGCTAATCCGAATAACCGCAACGCCGACTCGCAAGGTCGGTCAAATCGTGACTTTGGCGGTAAAAAACCCAACTTCAAAGGAAAGCGCCCAAGCAATCCCAAACGCCGCAATGATGATTCTCAAGGCTCTTATGAAAAGCGCGATGGCTCCGCCACACGGGGACGTGACCGCAGTTCCGATGGGGATCGTCGCAGCTTCGACCGCCCAGACTCTAATGGACGCTACGAACGCAAGGAAAGAAGCTTCGATCGTCCGAGAAATGAATCAAAAGGGCGATTCGAGAAACGTTCAGACTCTAACGGAGAGCGTCGGAACTTTGATCGTGATAATGGCGAAAAACGGAGCTTTGATCGTCCAAAGAGAGAATTTGATGGCGAGAAACGCAGCTTCGATCGACCCAGAGGCGAATCTAACGGAGAACGTCGGAGCTTCGATCGTCCGAAAAGAGAATTTGATGGCGAGAAACGCAGCTTCGATCGTCCAAAGAGAGAATTCGATGGCGAAAGACGAAACTCTGATCGTCCGAGAGGCGAATTCAACGGGGAGCGGCGTGAGCGGAATTTCGATCGTCCGAGAGGTGAATTCAACGGCGAAAGACGAAACTTCGATCGAGATAACGGTGAGAGACGCAGTTTCGATCGTCCGAAGAGAGAATTTAACGGGGAAAGACGCAGCTTTGATCGTGACAATGGCGAAAGACGGAACTTCGATCGTCCGAGAGGCGACTTCAACAAATTCGATCGCTCTCAGAATGATGCAAAGCGCGATCGTTTAGCTGAGCAAGAACGTGCTGATATTCCTCGGCACTTTGTTGGACAGGATGAACCGTTTGAAACTGATGATGCACCCGATTTGATTTATGGTCGTCATCCGGTGCTGAGTGCAATGCAGGGTGAACGATCGCTGAATCGCATTTGGGTTACAGAAAAGCTTCACTACGATCCCCGTTATCTTTCTTTGCTTAATCAAGCAAAAGCAAACGGAACTGTAATCGATGAAGTTACTCCGAAGCGATTAGATCAAATCACTCATGGTGCAAATCATCAGGGGATCGCAGCACAAATCGCAGCTTATGAGTACACTGAACTGGGTGATTTGATTGTTCGTGCGAAAGCAGCAACCGACCAGCCTGTGATTGTTGTTGCTGATAGCATTACTGATCCCCATAACTTAGGTGCAATCATTCGGACGGCAGAAGCTTTGGGAGCGCAAGGAATCGTGATCCCGCAGCGTCGTGCAGTCGGTGTGACTTCGACCGTGATGAAAGTTGCAGCAGGCGCGATCGAGAAACTTCCCGTTGCTAGAGTGGTTAATCTGGGACGTGCTCTTGAAGACCTGAAAGCCGCTGGATTTTGGATTTATGGCACTGCTTCTGAATCCAGTCAGCCGATTCATACGGTAAAATTTGCGAAAGCTTCGGTGTTGGTGATCGGCGCAGAAGGGGAAGGTTTAGGATTGATGACGCAGCGCGGATGTGATGTACTGGTATCGATTCCACTACATGGCACTACGCCCAGCCTCAACGCCTCTGTAGCAGCAGGAATGACATTGTACGAAGTGTTCCGGCAACGATGGGAAAACACTATCCACCTGGACGGATTTAAAGCTACAGTCGGATTGAAAAATCAAGTGTGA
- a CDS encoding carbamoyl phosphate synthase small subunit (similar to AA sequence:cyanobase_aa:LBDG_16400), with product MSSAQPALLVLADGTTYCGSSFGATGTTIGEVVFNTGMTGYQEVMTDPSYRGQIVTFTYPELGNTGVNPDDEESDVPHVRGVIARNICDRPSNWRSTESLPDYLKRHNLPGIYGIDTRALTRKLRSIGAMNGAISTEILDPAELLEQVQNAPSMAGLNLVKEVSTTKIYEWSEKTETIWEFSATPTDGDQMTVVALDFGIKRNILRRLASYGCRVIVVPVNTPSEEILKYNPDGIFLSNGPGDPAAVTEGIETTKALLQADKPVFGICMGHQILGLSLGAETFKLKFGHRGLNQPCGLSQQIEITSQNHGFAIAADSLPDATVEITHLNLNDRTVAGLRHKTLPMFSVQYHPEASPGPHDADYLFENFVQSMREHKK from the coding sequence ATGTCCTCTGCTCAACCTGCTTTACTTGTGCTGGCTGATGGCACAACTTATTGTGGTTCCTCGTTTGGCGCGACGGGAACCACGATCGGGGAAGTCGTGTTTAATACCGGAATGACGGGTTATCAAGAAGTCATGACTGATCCGAGCTATCGGGGTCAGATTGTGACATTTACTTATCCAGAGCTTGGAAATACGGGCGTGAATCCGGATGATGAAGAGTCGGACGTGCCTCATGTGCGCGGTGTGATTGCTCGAAACATCTGCGATCGACCGAGCAATTGGCGATCGACCGAATCCCTCCCCGATTATCTCAAACGCCATAATCTTCCAGGAATCTACGGAATTGATACTCGTGCACTCACTCGGAAATTAAGATCGATCGGTGCAATGAACGGTGCGATTTCAACTGAAATTCTCGATCCCGCTGAATTGCTCGAACAGGTTCAAAATGCTCCGAGCATGGCGGGCTTGAATTTAGTGAAAGAAGTCAGCACGACCAAAATTTATGAGTGGTCAGAGAAAACTGAGACCATTTGGGAATTTAGCGCGACTCCGACAGATGGCGATCAAATGACTGTAGTAGCACTTGATTTCGGCATTAAGCGCAATATTCTCCGTCGATTAGCGAGTTACGGTTGCCGGGTGATTGTCGTTCCTGTGAACACGCCATCGGAAGAAATTCTTAAATACAATCCCGATGGAATTTTCCTCTCCAACGGTCCTGGCGATCCTGCCGCTGTAACTGAAGGAATCGAAACGACCAAAGCCCTTTTACAAGCTGACAAACCCGTTTTTGGCATTTGTATGGGGCATCAGATTCTCGGACTATCGCTTGGGGCGGAGACGTTCAAGCTCAAATTCGGGCATCGTGGATTGAATCAGCCTTGTGGATTGAGCCAGCAAATTGAAATTACCAGTCAAAATCATGGATTCGCGATCGCTGCCGATTCGCTTCCAGATGCTACTGTTGAAATCACTCACTTGAATTTGAACGATCGAACCGTCGCTGGATTGCGCCACAAAACGCTTCCCATGTTCTCGGTACAGTATCATCCAGAAGCGAGTCCAGGACCACACGATGCCGACTATTTGTTCGAGAATTTCGTTCAATCGATGCGCGAACACAAAAAATAG
- a CDS encoding ribonuclease III (similar to AA sequence:cyanobase_aa:LBDG_16420) codes for MISSNELGILDISTVLPVPSSSEIQRLSPAAFAYLGDAVYELYIRRRCLLPPKRSEIYHQQVVSQVRAETQASHLRSLMPHLSESEHEFLKRGRNAALNRPKRLDPEIYQNATSLEALIGYLYLTDPNRLFELLEFLSFE; via the coding sequence GTGATCTCATCGAATGAGTTAGGGATTTTGGACATATCTACAGTGTTGCCTGTACCTTCCTCGTCTGAGATCCAGCGGCTTTCTCCGGCTGCCTTTGCCTATTTGGGGGACGCAGTTTACGAACTGTATATTCGGAGGCGATGTCTATTGCCACCCAAGCGGTCTGAGATTTATCATCAGCAAGTTGTGTCACAAGTGAGGGCAGAAACCCAGGCATCCCATTTACGATCGCTCATGCCCCATCTAAGCGAGTCTGAACATGAGTTTCTAAAACGTGGTCGAAATGCTGCCTTGAATCGCCCAAAACGCCTTGACCCCGAAATTTACCAAAACGCCACCAGCCTAGAAGCATTAATTGGTTATCTGTATTTGACTGACCCGAATCGTTTGTTTGAACTGTTAGAATTTCTCAGTTTTGAATAA
- a CDS encoding hypothetical protein (hypothetical protein PCC7424_4145;~similar to AA sequence:cyanobase_aa:LBDG_16440) codes for MNELLTSFLSAIGFAWWAEITTDNPRCVYYFGPFLSEKEAKSHQSGYVEDLEREGATSIKVSIKRCKPSNLTIYDEKVDGGFNPMSRVLSSQY; via the coding sequence ATGAATGAACTCTTGACAAGTTTCCTTAGTGCGATCGGGTTTGCATGGTGGGCTGAAATCACCACGGATAACCCTCGATGTGTCTACTATTTTGGTCCGTTTCTCAGTGAGAAAGAAGCAAAGTCGCATCAAAGTGGCTATGTCGAAGATCTTGAACGGGAAGGTGCAACCAGTATTAAGGTCAGCATCAAGCGCTGTAAGCCGTCGAATCTGACGATTTACGATGAGAAAGTGGACGGGGGGTTTAACCCGATGTCCCGTGTGTTGAGCAGTCAGTACTAA